A single genomic interval of Acidobacteriota bacterium harbors:
- a CDS encoding sigma-54 dependent transcriptional regulator encodes MKNILLVDDDRDVSESLANLFDSSKFSFEFLEDGTEVSQFLHEHHHIDLVMLDVNLPTLSGLDVLKQIRTLKSELPVIMISGFVSTENAIEAMREGAYEYLTKPFEIEKLIETVNKACGYGSSIRTIAIPEAVRPEMPAAAVGEIVGKSPEIVEIAKLIGQVAKTDAAVLIFGESGTGKELVARAIHRNSKRKNGSFLSVNCAALPETLLESELFGHEKGAFTGAYYKRIGKFEQADGGTLFLDEIGDMSMLTQSKLLRVLQEKQFERVGGNESINVDVRIIAATNKSLVQAMKDGSFRVDLFYRLKVVSIFIPPVRERRGDIPILVDHFIDRFSRQLGVPAKKVSKKAVQVLCKHPWPGNVRELENNLHTAMVMSKNETLQPDDFPSLTDDNPKLELDLNTLQDDYTETFKKIIDPIMPRLIVNSPGQIYHFLESALERAVISSCLKQFDGNQVKTSETLGISRNTLRDRIAKYNLY; translated from the coding sequence ATGAAGAACATACTGTTGGTTGACGACGACAGAGACGTTTCCGAGTCACTCGCCAACCTGTTTGACTCAAGTAAGTTCAGTTTCGAGTTCCTGGAGGACGGGACCGAAGTAAGCCAGTTTCTCCACGAACATCATCATATTGATCTGGTCATGCTTGACGTTAATCTGCCCACGTTGTCCGGCCTTGACGTGCTCAAGCAGATCAGGACCCTCAAGAGCGAGTTGCCGGTGATAATGATCTCAGGTTTCGTTTCGACCGAAAACGCGATTGAAGCGATGCGCGAGGGTGCCTACGAGTATCTGACCAAGCCGTTTGAGATAGAGAAGCTGATCGAAACCGTCAATAAAGCCTGCGGCTACGGCTCCTCAATCAGAACGATTGCGATTCCGGAGGCCGTTCGTCCCGAGATGCCCGCAGCCGCCGTGGGTGAGATCGTCGGGAAGTCGCCCGAAATCGTCGAGATCGCCAAACTCATCGGTCAGGTGGCCAAGACCGACGCGGCGGTGTTGATATTCGGTGAATCGGGCACCGGCAAGGAACTGGTGGCCAGGGCCATTCATCGCAACTCAAAGCGTAAGAACGGCTCGTTTCTCTCGGTCAATTGCGCCGCGCTGCCTGAAACGCTGCTGGAATCGGAGCTGTTCGGGCACGAGAAAGGTGCCTTCACGGGAGCCTACTACAAGCGGATCGGCAAGTTTGAGCAGGCGGACGGCGGCACGCTGTTCCTCGACGAGATTGGTGACATGTCGATGCTCACCCAGTCCAAGCTGCTCCGCGTGCTGCAGGAGAAGCAGTTTGAACGGGTCGGCGGCAACGAGTCCATCAACGTGGACGTGCGCATAATCGCGGCCACCAACAAGTCGCTGGTTCAGGCAATGAAGGACGGCTCGTTTCGGGTTGACCTGTTTTACCGCCTGAAGGTGGTGTCGATCTTCATCCCGCCGGTGCGAGAGCGGCGCGGCGATATCCCGATACTCGTCGACCACTTCATAGACCGCTTTTCCCGGCAGTTGGGCGTACCGGCTAAGAAGGTTTCCAAGAAGGCCGTGCAGGTTCTCTGCAAGCACCCGTGGCCGGGGAACGTGCGGGAGCTGGAAAACAACCTGCACACGGCCATGGTCATGTCGAAAAACGAGACGCTGCAGCCCGACGATTTTCCCAGCCTGACCGATGACAACCCGAAGCTCGAGCTTGACCTCAATACGCTTCAGGACGACTACACTGAAACCTTCAAGAAGATCATCGATCCCATCATGCCCCGACTGATCGTCAACTCGCCCGGCCAGATCTACCACTTTCTCGAATCCGCACTCGAGCGCGCTGTTATCTCCTCCTGCCTGAAACAGTTCGACGGTAACCAGGTCAAGACGTCGGAAACGCTCGGCATTTCCCGCAACACCCTCCGTGACCGGATCGCCAAATACAACCTGTACTGA
- a CDS encoding PorV/PorQ family protein codes for MRNKTLKRILIGWVVLIALVALMGEISVAASDAGRTAADFLQIGPGARAAGLGNAFTAVSEGALASYWNPAGLSVLDHGEVLFSHFAWYQDIALEYGSFAYPLHDGVVAGVSFTYLNYGQIDGYDAGGLPTGDLTAYDWAAALSLGVDVRDNLSLGVSAKYVRQQLDSYDAAAPAVDLGVMYRLDRVNLALAVVNVGGKMNFEAQPEKLPSAARVGVSVVPFSADLTGAFEIVKEFYGGVTIRQGVEAGFDERYYLRTGYDHRTGEDGRSFMSGLSFGAGLRFDFGQFDYAYSPRDNATSEDLHRFSVTFKVTR; via the coding sequence ATGCGAAATAAGACGCTGAAGCGAATTCTCATAGGCTGGGTGGTTCTGATAGCCCTCGTCGCCCTGATGGGTGAGATTTCCGTGGCCGCCTCGGATGCAGGCCGGACGGCCGCCGATTTTCTTCAGATCGGTCCCGGAGCCAGGGCGGCCGGTCTCGGTAACGCCTTTACGGCCGTCTCTGAGGGAGCGCTGGCGTCTTACTGGAACCCGGCCGGGCTGTCAGTGCTGGATCATGGTGAAGTTCTGTTCAGCCACTTTGCCTGGTACCAGGACATCGCCCTTGAATACGGCAGCTTCGCTTACCCTCTGCACGACGGCGTGGTCGCGGGAGTGTCCTTCACCTATCTCAACTATGGTCAGATCGACGGGTATGACGCGGGCGGCCTGCCGACCGGGGACCTCACGGCGTACGACTGGGCGGCCGCGCTCTCACTGGGCGTGGACGTCCGCGACAATCTTTCTCTCGGCGTCAGCGCGAAGTACGTCCGGCAGCAGTTAGACTCGTACGATGCCGCCGCTCCCGCCGTTGACCTCGGCGTCATGTATCGTCTGGACCGCGTGAACCTGGCCCTGGCCGTGGTCAACGTCGGCGGTAAGATGAACTTCGAGGCCCAGCCCGAGAAGCTGCCGTCGGCCGCGCGCGTCGGCGTGTCGGTAGTGCCGTTCAGCGCTGATCTGACCGGGGCGTTCGAGATCGTCAAGGAGTTTTACGGCGGCGTGACGATTCGCCAGGGGGTGGAAGCGGGCTTCGACGAGCGGTACTATCTGCGGACCGGTTATGATCACCGGACCGGGGAGGACGGCCGTTCCTTCATGTCCGGCCTTTCGTTCGGAGCCGGGCTTCGGTTCGATTTCGGCCAATTCGACTACGCCTACAGCCCTCGCGACAACGCGACCTCCGAAGATCTGCACCGTTTCTCAGTGACGTTCAAAGTCACCCGATAA
- a CDS encoding glycoside hydrolase family 57 protein, translated as MAQPLPLKVAILWHMHQPDYREPNSKRLAMPWVRLHAIKDYLDMPLTAAAHESIKVTFNLVPSLLDQLQLYLDGGTDRHLELSRLDAQSLDSGLRLEILDTFFMGYPSSLIKPYSRYLQLHTKCVSGRGRRDRLPSLFSSAEIRDLQVWSNLSWVDPLFRDQEPVKTLYAKERHFTEEDKHALLDWQMQLIGRIVGEYRRLVDEGRIEVSFTPYYHPILPLLCDTNLALEALPSLSLPSRRFAHPEDARLQISMAAEKYETLFGRPLRGMWPSEGSVSEEVLAMMIEQGIQWSASDQEILFHSLVKSGEDRQTHPLHTVYEYGPGLKLLFRDHALSDRIGFVYSGWPADRAVFDFISHLKSIRERLRDRLDRTVVPVILDGENAWEYFPRDGADFLNRLYRELATDPEIETVTFSEAAQQIPAQPLSAVYAGSWINHNFRIWIGHEEDNAAWDLLGRTRDAVVRFEQEHPGFDPGKLKHVWNQIYIAEGSDWCWWYGDEHRGAYNEQFDSIFRRHLTAVYEELGLEIPVDLLRPIHGGGATSYTVLPEDILTAQIDGRVSHFYEWTGSGYFDCVKAGGAMHRTARYITGIHFAYDHNRFYIRLDFHNRKAIDLLSKARFVVALFTPSPRVLELARSESGFSGEVPGSHEFALDEILELAVERRFIWPEEFGPLGFTVTLYDGEDKLESWPEHDPIQLTVHEKNKEMFWPT; from the coding sequence GTGGCACAGCCACTTCCTCTAAAAGTTGCCATTCTTTGGCACATGCACCAACCCGATTATCGCGAGCCGAACTCCAAGCGGCTGGCGATGCCGTGGGTCCGCCTGCACGCCATTAAGGACTACCTTGACATGCCGCTGACCGCGGCGGCTCATGAATCGATCAAGGTAACCTTTAACCTTGTCCCTTCGTTGCTCGACCAGCTTCAACTGTATCTCGACGGCGGCACTGACCGGCATCTTGAACTGTCACGCCTGGACGCTCAGTCTCTCGATTCCGGGCTTCGCCTGGAAATCCTCGACACCTTCTTCATGGGCTACCCGAGTTCCCTGATAAAGCCGTATTCCCGGTACCTTCAGTTGCATACCAAGTGTGTTTCGGGCAGGGGCCGGCGGGACCGCCTGCCATCGCTTTTTTCGTCGGCTGAAATCCGGGACCTGCAGGTCTGGTCAAACCTGTCGTGGGTCGATCCCCTGTTCCGGGATCAGGAACCCGTCAAGACCCTCTATGCCAAAGAGAGACACTTCACCGAAGAGGATAAGCACGCCCTGCTGGACTGGCAGATGCAGTTGATTGGACGCATCGTCGGCGAGTACCGGCGGCTGGTCGACGAGGGAAGGATCGAGGTTTCTTTCACGCCGTACTATCATCCCATACTGCCGCTGCTGTGCGACACCAATCTGGCCCTGGAGGCGCTGCCCAGCCTGTCGCTGCCGAGCCGCCGCTTTGCCCATCCGGAGGACGCTCGCCTGCAGATCAGCATGGCCGCCGAAAAATACGAGACCCTCTTTGGCCGACCCCTGCGCGGCATGTGGCCCTCCGAAGGATCCGTCTCTGAAGAAGTTCTCGCCATGATGATTGAGCAGGGTATCCAGTGGAGCGCCAGCGACCAGGAAATTCTCTTCCATTCCCTTGTCAAGTCAGGCGAGGATCGCCAGACTCACCCCCTTCACACCGTGTACGAATACGGGCCGGGCCTGAAATTGCTGTTCAGGGATCACGCCCTGTCCGATCGCATAGGTTTTGTGTACTCGGGCTGGCCGGCCGATCGTGCGGTCTTTGATTTCATCAGCCATCTCAAGAGCATCCGCGAGAGGCTTCGTGACCGGCTTGATCGCACGGTGGTGCCCGTCATCCTTGACGGCGAAAACGCCTGGGAGTATTTCCCCCGCGACGGTGCTGATTTTCTCAATCGCCTGTATCGCGAACTGGCCACCGATCCCGAGATAGAGACGGTAACCTTTTCCGAGGCGGCTCAACAGATTCCGGCCCAGCCGTTGTCCGCCGTTTACGCCGGCTCGTGGATCAACCACAATTTCCGCATCTGGATCGGACACGAAGAGGACAACGCCGCGTGGGACCTGCTCGGCAGGACTCGCGATGCCGTGGTTCGGTTCGAGCAGGAACATCCCGGCTTTGACCCCGGGAAGCTGAAACACGTGTGGAACCAGATTTACATCGCCGAGGGTTCGGACTGGTGCTGGTGGTACGGCGATGAGCATCGCGGCGCGTACAACGAGCAGTTCGACAGCATCTTCCGCCGCCACCTTACGGCCGTCTATGAAGAACTTGGCCTTGAAATTCCGGTTGACCTGCTTCGGCCCATCCACGGCGGCGGGGCCACGTCTTACACCGTGCTGCCGGAGGATATTCTGACGGCCCAGATTGACGGCCGCGTCAGCCATTTCTACGAGTGGACCGGCTCCGGGTATTTTGACTGCGTCAAGGCCGGCGGAGCCATGCATCGGACGGCCCGCTATATCACCGGTATCCACTTCGCCTACGACCACAATCGCTTCTACATTCGGCTTGACTTCCACAATAGAAAGGCCATAGACTTATTGTCGAAGGCCAGGTTTGTCGTCGCTCTGTTTACGCCCTCGCCCCGGGTGCTGGAACTGGCACGATCAGAAAGCGGCTTTAGTGGCGAAGTGCCCGGAAGTCACGAGTTTGCGCTGGACGAGATTCTTGAGTTGGCGGTCGAGCGACGGTTTATCTGGCCGGAAGAATTCGGCCCGCTCGGGTTCACCGTCACCCTCTATGACGGGGAGGACAAACTGGAAAGCTGGCCGGAACACGACCCGATTCAGTTGACCGTGCACGAGAAAAACAAAGAGATGTTCTGGCCGACCTGA
- a CDS encoding M48 family metallopeptidase, giving the protein MRRYLSFLALGAALLLACATTGPGGKKSFVIIPTSQEVAIGASMAEQVEQTEKRLPDSVWQTYLAEIGTSIVAVSDRKDIEYHFAVIESDQVNAFAAPGGYVYFYTGLLREMDSEAELAAVMAHEISHVVGRHGIKRLQAALGVSLAYQLVFGDNSSEVLQAAVGIGMGLAFAGYSREAEREADNFGLHYMVKAGYHSDGMLGMFATLAELGGDGSSDVFEQLSRSHPETQERIANTKRDIAAMQPFSPGLALNKEKYQSMLKRLPPKTPQGP; this is encoded by the coding sequence ATGAGACGCTACCTTTCGTTCTTGGCGCTTGGCGCCGCCCTGTTGCTGGCCTGTGCCACCACCGGCCCGGGCGGCAAGAAATCCTTCGTTATCATTCCGACCAGCCAGGAGGTCGCCATCGGGGCCTCCATGGCCGAGCAGGTCGAGCAGACCGAGAAACGGCTCCCGGACTCGGTATGGCAGACCTACCTCGCTGAGATCGGCACCAGTATTGTCGCCGTCTCGGATCGCAAGGATATCGAGTATCATTTTGCGGTCATCGAATCCGACCAGGTCAACGCCTTCGCCGCGCCGGGCGGCTATGTCTATTTCTACACGGGGCTGCTTCGCGAGATGGATAGTGAGGCCGAACTGGCGGCGGTAATGGCCCACGAGATCTCCCACGTGGTCGGGCGACACGGCATCAAACGCCTGCAGGCCGCCCTCGGCGTGTCACTGGCCTATCAGCTGGTCTTCGGTGACAATTCTTCCGAGGTGCTCCAGGCGGCGGTGGGTATCGGTATGGGGCTGGCGTTCGCCGGGTATTCGCGCGAGGCCGAGCGGGAAGCCGACAATTTCGGCCTGCACTACATGGTCAAAGCGGGTTACCATTCCGACGGTATGCTCGGCATGTTTGCAACTCTCGCCGAACTGGGGGGTGACGGATCATCCGACGTCTTTGAGCAACTTTCCCGCTCCCACCCGGAAACACAGGAGCGCATCGCCAACACGAAACGAGACATTGCCGCCATGCAGCCGTTTTCCCCCGGGCTGGCCCTGAACAAAGAGAAGTACCAGAGTATGCTCAAGCGGCTGCCCCCTAAAACGCCGCAGGGCCCGTAA
- a CDS encoding sugar transferase, which produces MPRFQHGLAAGLDVAGAYQPRGRGRFGQSLKFFVGEAFGLLFILASTAFIFAVPANLTGVGVLKRLVNRMVKRTVDIVSAVVGLILTLPLWVVLPIIIKLDSRGPVFYVQTRVGVNRRRSQRRYHQRADATCGRVRERRREDYMGKPFKVIKFRTMVRDAERESGPVWATSKDPRVTRLGTLMRKTRLDEIPQFINILKGDMSLVGPRPERPVFVRDLSSRVKGYSNRLQVKPGLTGLAQVENGYDSSVSSVVRKVRFDLEYIRNWSLVADLRIILKTVVVVVTGRGAC; this is translated from the coding sequence ATGCCGCGGTTTCAGCACGGCTTGGCTGCCGGGCTGGATGTGGCCGGGGCGTACCAGCCTCGGGGCCGGGGGCGATTCGGCCAGAGCCTGAAGTTTTTTGTTGGCGAGGCATTCGGATTATTGTTTATTCTTGCGTCGACGGCTTTTATATTCGCGGTGCCTGCTAACCTCACCGGGGTGGGCGTGCTGAAAAGGCTTGTGAATCGGATGGTAAAGCGAACGGTTGACATCGTAAGCGCAGTGGTTGGACTCATTCTGACCCTGCCGTTGTGGGTTGTCCTTCCTATCATAATAAAGTTGGATTCACGTGGTCCGGTTTTCTACGTTCAGACCCGGGTTGGCGTGAACCGCCGCAGGAGCCAGCGGCGTTATCACCAGCGGGCGGATGCGACCTGTGGCCGGGTGCGGGAGAGGCGCCGCGAGGACTACATGGGCAAGCCGTTCAAAGTGATCAAATTCCGGACCATGGTAAGGGACGCCGAAAGAGAGTCCGGCCCCGTCTGGGCGACGAGCAAGGACCCGCGCGTTACCCGGCTGGGTACCCTGATGCGTAAGACGCGTCTGGATGAAATCCCCCAGTTCATAAACATCCTCAAGGGTGACATGTCCCTGGTCGGTCCACGTCCGGAGAGACCGGTGTTCGTACGTGATCTCTCGAGCCGCGTCAAGGGCTACTCCAACCGTCTCCAGGTCAAGCCGGGGCTGACCGGTCTGGCCCAGGTTGAAAACGGTTACGATTCGTCCGTGTCGAGCGTGGTGAGGAAAGTCCGGTTCGACCTTGAGTACATACGCAACTGGTCGCTGGTGGCTGACCTCAGAATCATTCTCAAGACGGTTGTGGTGGTGGTGACAGGCAGGGGTGCCTGTTAA
- a CDS encoding metallophosphoesterase encodes MKICHFSDSHLGAGENHPRRGPSGLTLRQEDIIRSFVEVVDRIIEIKPDVCVHSGDLFHTVRPLNAVMAIAGRELHRMAHVHGIPTVIITGNHDAPRRPYVGAALEVFRYIDNLFIAAAGRLEVFDINGARFFALPHCLTTGVLNAELTRCVPETGASYNVMVLHGVAAGMPQFSMADLGEQEVPLQAMDRFDYTALGHFHNYCRVAPRAYYSGSSERLSQAERESAKGFLEVDLEPFGVNFHEVSSRQMVDIPPIDAAGKRGDQVVALITQRLAEIDSSDKIVRVNVQGVSQETVKTMPAEVIAELKERSFALDIRLEKEKDAQADLQFGRSAIGRLDRSFLNYLETVDLEGFDRDRLRRNAVKYLTPDD; translated from the coding sequence ATGAAAATCTGCCATTTTTCCGACAGTCACCTGGGCGCGGGAGAGAATCATCCCAGGCGGGGGCCAAGCGGCCTGACTCTCCGCCAGGAGGACATAATCCGCAGCTTTGTCGAGGTGGTAGACCGGATTATCGAAATCAAACCGGACGTCTGTGTTCATTCGGGCGACCTTTTCCACACGGTCCGACCGCTCAACGCTGTTATGGCCATTGCCGGCCGCGAACTGCATCGAATGGCGCACGTACATGGAATTCCCACGGTGATCATCACCGGCAACCATGACGCCCCCAGGCGGCCGTACGTCGGCGCCGCGCTGGAGGTGTTTCGATACATCGACAACCTTTTTATTGCGGCAGCCGGGCGGCTGGAGGTTTTCGACATCAACGGGGCCAGGTTTTTTGCCCTTCCTCATTGCCTGACGACCGGCGTGCTTAACGCCGAACTGACCCGTTGCGTGCCCGAAACCGGTGCTTCGTACAACGTGATGGTCCTGCACGGCGTTGCGGCCGGGATGCCGCAGTTTTCCATGGCTGATCTCGGGGAACAGGAAGTGCCCCTTCAGGCAATGGACCGCTTTGACTACACGGCTCTGGGTCATTTTCACAACTACTGCCGGGTGGCACCGCGTGCGTACTACTCCGGTTCCAGCGAACGTCTTTCTCAGGCCGAGCGGGAATCGGCGAAGGGGTTTCTGGAGGTGGACCTGGAGCCTTTTGGCGTGAACTTCCACGAGGTCTCCTCGCGGCAGATGGTCGATATCCCCCCCATCGACGCCGCCGGTAAGCGCGGCGACCAGGTGGTTGCTCTGATCACCCAGCGGCTGGCCGAGATTGACAGCAGCGACAAGATCGTCCGGGTCAACGTACAGGGCGTCAGCCAGGAAACCGTGAAGACGATGCCCGCCGAGGTAATCGCCGAGCTTAAAGAGCGGTCGTTCGCACTGGATATTCGGCTGGAAAAGGAAAAGGATGCACAAGCCGATCTTCAGTTCGGCCGTTCAGCGATCGGCCGCCTCGATCGCAGCTTTCTGAACTATCTGGAAACAGTGGACCTGGAGGGGTTTGACCGTGATCGCCTGCGACGGAACGCGGTCAAGTACCTGACCCCTGACGACTGA
- a CDS encoding fibronectin type III domain-containing protein: MKTRIVLVLLCSLALLRAAGCDRHIESRDPVRSLPPPTATPSNVSILVNGQAVVLGWEVSDSTGIDRFRIYRSEDSEEEFEVVDSTTGYSITVTGLAMNREYFFRVASVTAGGVEGPRSETVSARTGLLSISIEGGDKYTNSRDVSVHLISIAVTTHVALSEDSTFADSAFSAYAPVVPFQVSDGDGAKTVYARYTFANGARSGDPVRDDIILDTRAQMESVTFSPLSGLFSAGDTITFFLDAGEAEGDASVSIAGAGTVQLANNGRDADVSEADSVFTGSYVVPPNLTLADGEVTGVFRDAAGNTAPQVTSPDRLNIASTPVPVQLTVVEAFSSFEISLVWTRATGSGFAAYRLVRDTVPILTDSSVLVSSITSIGTTAYADNTLRDSTRYYYAVYVRDNLGRDTASNVMSAVTLANDPPAPVVLAGSLEPDGTTALLTWSSSTEHDFESYRVYRDTTELVSPLDQMVGYISHISTTTFSDYIPVSLDSAFYRVYVYDRHGASAGSEVVRIIK, from the coding sequence ATGAAGACGCGAATTGTTCTGGTGCTGCTTTGTTCTCTGGCCCTTCTGCGGGCGGCCGGTTGTGATCGGCATATCGAATCGCGCGATCCGGTGCGCTCGCTGCCGCCGCCGACCGCGACACCGAGCAACGTAAGTATCCTGGTTAACGGCCAGGCCGTCGTCCTGGGCTGGGAAGTCTCCGACAGCACCGGCATTGACCGCTTCCGTATATACCGGTCCGAGGATTCCGAAGAAGAGTTTGAGGTGGTTGATTCAACGACGGGTTACTCGATCACCGTGACCGGCCTGGCGATGAACCGGGAGTACTTCTTCCGGGTAGCCTCCGTGACGGCCGGGGGCGTCGAGGGGCCTCGGTCTGAAACGGTATCGGCCAGGACCGGCCTTCTGAGCATCTCCATCGAAGGTGGCGACAAGTACACCAATTCGCGAGATGTTAGCGTTCACCTGATCTCCATTGCGGTCACGACGCACGTCGCTTTGTCCGAAGATTCCACGTTCGCCGACTCCGCGTTTTCGGCTTACGCCCCGGTCGTCCCGTTTCAGGTCTCGGATGGTGACGGTGCCAAGACCGTGTATGCCCGTTACACGTTCGCCAACGGCGCGCGAAGCGGCGACCCCGTCCGGGACGATATAATCCTGGATACCCGGGCGCAGATGGAGTCCGTCACGTTCTCGCCATTATCCGGCCTGTTCTCGGCGGGCGATACAATCACGTTTTTCCTCGATGCGGGGGAAGCCGAAGGTGACGCCTCGGTGTCGATTGCCGGGGCAGGGACGGTGCAGCTTGCCAACAACGGCAGGGATGCCGATGTCTCGGAGGCTGACAGTGTTTTTACCGGCTCGTACGTTGTGCCTCCGAATCTCACCCTGGCGGACGGGGAGGTGACGGGGGTTTTCAGGGACGCGGCCGGCAACACTGCCCCGCAGGTGACCTCGCCCGATCGACTGAACATCGCTAGCACCCCCGTGCCGGTTCAGTTGACCGTCGTCGAGGCGTTTTCATCGTTTGAGATCAGCCTGGTCTGGACCCGGGCGACCGGGTCGGGCTTTGCCGCCTATCGTCTTGTTCGCGACACCGTGCCGATCCTGACCGACAGTTCCGTCCTGGTTTCGTCGATAACCAGTATCGGCACCACCGCTTACGCGGACAACACGCTTCGCGACAGCACCCGCTACTACTATGCCGTCTATGTCAGGGACAATCTCGGCCGCGATACGGCGTCGAACGTCATGAGCGCCGTGACCCTGGCCAACGATCCGCCGGCGCCGGTAGTTCTGGCCGGATCGCTCGAACCCGACGGTACGACCGCTCTGCTTACCTGGTCGAGCAGCACGGAGCACGATTTTGAGTCCTATCGCGTATATCGCGACACCACGGAGCTGGTAAGTCCCCTGGACCAGATGGTAGGCTATATTAGTCATATCTCCACCACGACCTTTTCCGACTATATACCGGTCAGTCTGGACAGCGCCTTTTACCGCGTGTACGTCTACGACCGTCACGGCGCTTCGGCGGGTTCCGAAGTGGTCCGAATAATCAAGTAA
- a CDS encoding tetratricopeptide repeat protein, producing MRGRIKITKRQIKEDKFTTFMLTAKDRIVESWQFVVIGVVAVVLVAAAASYYASSQRAKTEDAAVRFARALLDYRNGDHQIAILGLNQIIEEYSSDDAAEEATYLLGKMNLVNRNYPEAVRYFEMYLSTYEGNLLNRAASMAGIATCLENQGEYLQAAGRFVEAANEHPGGPLEGDYELAAMRNYLEVGDTTSARERLGVIEEKYSGTDWSIRGLRLFYEKGQTQSGT from the coding sequence ATGCGCGGCAGAATAAAGATCACCAAGCGGCAGATCAAGGAAGACAAGTTCACGACCTTCATGCTGACGGCCAAGGATCGAATTGTCGAAAGCTGGCAGTTTGTGGTCATCGGCGTCGTCGCCGTGGTGCTGGTGGCCGCGGCTGCATCGTATTACGCCAGTTCGCAGCGAGCGAAGACCGAGGATGCGGCCGTTCGCTTCGCCCGTGCGCTGCTTGACTACCGCAACGGGGATCACCAGATCGCCATCCTCGGACTCAATCAGATCATAGAAGAGTACAGTTCCGACGACGCGGCCGAGGAGGCGACATATCTGCTGGGGAAGATGAACCTGGTCAATCGCAACTATCCCGAGGCCGTGCGATACTTCGAGATGTACCTGTCCACCTACGAGGGCAATCTCCTCAACCGGGCGGCGTCCATGGCCGGCATCGCCACGTGCCTGGAGAACCAGGGTGAGTATCTGCAGGCTGCCGGGAGATTTGTGGAAGCGGCCAACGAGCACCCTGGCGGGCCCCTGGAAGGTGATTACGAACTCGCCGCCATGCGCAACTACCTCGAGGTCGGCGACACGACCAGTGCCAGAGAGCGGCTGGGCGTTATCGAAGAAAAATACAGCGGTACTGACTGGTCCATCCGCGGCTTGCGTCTGTTTTACGAAAAGGGACAGACGCAGTCCGGAACGTAG
- a CDS encoding DUF5683 domain-containing protein, which produces MTLKGTLTVVVLALFLPGHLPAQESVSGGVVVRSTPQGALVRLQGEATVTGITPTVFRYPFVGDYRLTVRKYGYEDYRTHVVLDPARQTELDIALVPKTRWKAAVRSLFIPGWGQKYTEQKGKAWLFAVLTAGTAVAYLVTDHNFDIKFDRYDERLTAFDRAGSEGAGREELQRRLDLLTDAQDEAYDAENVRRVTIGAVMAVWGLNVIDALLFAPEERGSFAVTSLPAGTGAGGPTLGLMISHEF; this is translated from the coding sequence ATGACGTTAAAAGGGACTTTAACGGTCGTTGTTCTGGCGCTGTTCCTGCCGGGCCATCTGCCGGCGCAGGAAAGCGTTTCGGGCGGAGTTGTGGTTCGCTCCACCCCTCAGGGAGCACTCGTAAGACTCCAGGGCGAGGCTACCGTTACCGGCATCACCCCGACCGTTTTTCGGTATCCTTTCGTGGGCGACTACCGGCTTACGGTGCGGAAGTACGGGTACGAAGACTACCGGACCCACGTGGTGCTGGACCCCGCCAGGCAGACGGAACTGGACATTGCGCTCGTGCCCAAGACGCGATGGAAGGCCGCGGTGCGCTCCCTGTTCATACCGGGCTGGGGCCAGAAATATACCGAGCAGAAGGGCAAGGCGTGGCTGTTCGCGGTCCTGACCGCCGGTACGGCGGTAGCCTACCTGGTCACCGACCACAATTTTGACATCAAGTTTGACCGCTACGATGAACGGCTTACGGCTTTTGACCGGGCCGGCTCGGAGGGCGCGGGGCGTGAAGAGTTGCAGCGTCGCCTTGACCTGCTCACGGATGCGCAGGACGAAGCCTACGACGCCGAGAACGTGCGGCGCGTGACCATTGGCGCCGTGATGGCCGTCTGGGGGCTCAACGTTATCGATGCCCTGCTGTTCGCGCCCGAGGAACGGGGCAGTTTTGCGGTCACGAGCCTGCCGGCAGGAACGGGCGCGGGCGGGCCGACGCTCGGGCTGATGATTTCACACGAGTTTTGA